One region of Permianibacter fluminis genomic DNA includes:
- a CDS encoding SRPBCC family protein has product MWQGQFNSTTDVSAEKLYRAVQDIARWPQWDVGLEATEINGAPATGVEFTLKPKGGPRVRMSIDELAPYRLVDTAHLFGAKMTTVHEYRELAGETRIHMSVSVRGPLSFFWRKIVAENQIKDAPAQTAAFIAHARQLA; this is encoded by the coding sequence ATGTGGCAAGGACAATTCAATAGCACAACCGATGTCAGTGCCGAAAAGCTTTATCGCGCCGTTCAGGACATTGCCCGGTGGCCACAGTGGGATGTCGGTCTGGAAGCCACGGAGATCAACGGTGCGCCAGCCACCGGCGTCGAATTCACTTTGAAGCCAAAAGGCGGCCCGCGGGTACGCATGAGCATTGATGAGCTAGCGCCGTATCGGCTGGTTGATACGGCCCATTTGTTTGGCGCCAAGATGACCACCGTGCACGAGTACCGTGAGCTTGCCGGTGAAACCCGGATTCATATGTCGGTGTCGGTACGCGGACCCTTGAGCTTTTTCTGGCGCAAGATTGTCGCGGAAAATCAGATCAAGGACGCGCCCGCGCAAACAGCGGCCTTTATCGCCCATGCCCGGCAACTGGCATAA
- a CDS encoding YheV family putative zinc ribbon protein, translating into MDAAIRSAGRTGQGAGGRTGMNDTPPSAKPTPRRFIAGAKCPACGLEDKIVMYRINEQKFYECVKCGHKEAEAQPEPVAAVAKPKTPASVGPLEQVLTFHPAPKKAN; encoded by the coding sequence ATGGATGCTGCAATCCGAAGCGCTGGAAGAACTGGTCAAGGCGCAGGAGGCAGAACTGGTATGAACGACACCCCACCATCAGCAAAGCCAACGCCACGCCGTTTTATTGCCGGTGCCAAATGCCCGGCTTGCGGCTTGGAAGACAAGATCGTGATGTACCGCATCAACGAACAGAAATTCTATGAATGCGTGAAGTGCGGCCACAAGGAAGCTGAAGCGCAGCCAGAACCGGTCGCAGCGGTAGCGAAACCAAAAACGCCAGCAAGTGTTGGGCCGCTGGAGCAGGTGCTGACTTTTCATCCGGCACCGAAAAAAGCTAACTAG
- a CDS encoding ATP-binding cassette domain-containing protein translates to MITLSNLSLRRGSRELLHEVNLSLHDGEHVGLIGANGCGKTSLLLLLRGEIAPDAGELQLPNNLRLAWAEQETPAIERSALDYVIDGDRELRQTEAELAAAEDRHDGMAIGRLHGKLDAIDAYRAPVRAAQLLVGLGFPSDSHQQPIRSFSGGWRMRLNLAQALMTRSDLLLLDEPTNHLDLDAVIWLEDFLRRWQGTLIVISHDREFLDGICSHIVHVEQKTLNKYTGDYSSFEKQRAERMSQAQQAFAKQQAARAHLQSFVDRFKAKASKAKQAQSRMKALEKLTMSAPIDRDSAIEFEFPAPERMPTPMLSCREVTLGYPLKEGGNKTVLSNVKLTLMAGHRIGLLGRNGAGKSTFIRFLANELKALTGERQDGHQLRIGYFAQHTLESLRLDQSPLWHLRQLDPLVPEQSFRNFLGGFGFAGEKALAAVAPFSGGEKARLALALLVWQKPHLLLLDEPTNHLDIDMRETLTEALQSFEGALVLVSHDRHLLRATCDEFWLVDNGRAEPFDGDLEDYAKWLLKPDDVTASAAGKTTGNASPAIDRKDRKRIEAEQRKLRQPLQQKIQQLDKQLTQASSRLAEIDVVLADSAIYADSEKAKLKKLLDEQASLRKQQAAVEEEWMLQSEALEELVKAQEAELV, encoded by the coding sequence ATGATTACACTCTCCAATCTTTCCCTGCGCCGTGGCAGCCGCGAGCTGCTGCATGAGGTCAACCTTAGCCTGCACGACGGCGAGCATGTTGGCCTCATCGGTGCCAACGGTTGTGGCAAGACCAGCCTGTTGCTGTTGCTGCGCGGCGAAATTGCCCCGGACGCCGGCGAGCTGCAGTTGCCGAACAATTTGCGTCTGGCCTGGGCCGAACAGGAAACGCCAGCCATCGAGCGCAGCGCGCTCGATTACGTGATCGACGGTGATCGCGAACTGCGTCAGACCGAAGCCGAGCTGGCCGCCGCCGAAGATCGTCACGACGGTATGGCCATTGGCCGTCTGCACGGCAAACTCGACGCCATCGATGCCTACCGCGCCCCGGTGCGTGCCGCGCAATTGCTGGTCGGTCTTGGCTTTCCATCTGACAGCCATCAGCAGCCGATCCGGTCGTTCTCCGGTGGCTGGCGCATGCGGCTCAATCTGGCGCAAGCACTGATGACCCGCTCCGATCTGCTGTTGCTCGACGAGCCGACCAACCACCTCGATCTCGATGCCGTGATCTGGCTGGAAGATTTCCTGCGGCGTTGGCAAGGTACCTTGATCGTCATTTCCCACGATCGCGAATTTCTTGACGGTATCTGCAGTCACATTGTTCATGTCGAACAGAAGACGCTGAACAAATACACCGGCGACTATTCCAGTTTCGAAAAACAGCGTGCCGAGCGAATGAGCCAAGCGCAGCAAGCCTTTGCCAAGCAGCAGGCGGCGCGCGCGCATCTGCAAAGCTTTGTCGACCGTTTCAAGGCCAAGGCCAGCAAAGCCAAGCAAGCGCAGAGCCGGATGAAAGCGCTGGAAAAGCTGACCATGAGCGCACCTATCGATCGTGACAGCGCCATCGAATTCGAATTTCCGGCACCGGAACGGATGCCGACGCCGATGCTCAGTTGTCGCGAGGTCACGCTCGGTTATCCGTTGAAAGAGGGCGGCAATAAAACCGTGCTGAGCAATGTCAAGCTGACGCTGATGGCCGGCCATCGCATCGGCCTGCTCGGCCGCAATGGCGCTGGCAAATCAACTTTCATCCGCTTTCTGGCCAATGAGCTGAAAGCATTGACCGGCGAACGTCAGGACGGTCATCAGCTACGCATCGGCTACTTTGCCCAGCACACGCTGGAATCCCTGCGACTCGATCAGTCACCGCTTTGGCATTTGCGTCAACTCGATCCGCTGGTGCCGGAGCAAAGCTTCCGCAATTTTCTCGGCGGCTTCGGCTTTGCCGGCGAAAAAGCGCTGGCGGCGGTGGCTCCTTTTTCCGGTGGCGAAAAGGCCCGGCTGGCTCTGGCGCTGCTGGTCTGGCAAAAACCGCATCTGCTGCTGCTCGACGAGCCGACCAACCACCTCGACATCGACATGCGGGAAACGCTGACCGAGGCGCTGCAAAGCTTCGAAGGCGCGCTGGTGCTGGTCTCGCACGATCGCCATCTGCTGCGCGCCACCTGCGATGAATTTTGGCTGGTCGATAATGGCCGGGCCGAACCCTTTGACGGCGATCTGGAAGACTACGCCAAGTGGCTGTTGAAGCCGGACGACGTCACCGCGAGTGCGGCCGGAAAAACAACAGGCAACGCCAGCCCGGCCATCGATCGGAAAGATCGCAAGCGCATCGAAGCCGAGCAACGCAAACTGCGGCAACCGCTGCAGCAAAAAATCCAGCAGCTCGACAAGCAGCTGACGCAGGCCAGCAGTCGGCTCGCGGAAATTGACGTCGTACTGGCCGACAGTGCCATTTACGCCGACAGCGAGAAAGCCAAGCTGAAAAAACTGCTCGATGAGCAAGCCAGCCTGCGCAAACAGCAGGCCGCAGTCGAAGAAGAATGGATGCTGCAATCCGAAGCGCTGGAAGAACTGGTCAAGGCGCAGGAGGCAGAACTGGTATGA
- a CDS encoding Na+/H+ antiporter NhaC family protein produces the protein MTWLSVLPPLLAIALAVWKREVMLALVAALFTSEWLLSGTPWGGFLGIWERLVAQLADAGNARILLFSLLVGALIAYVRESGGVSAFIRSVEQRGLARTPRQVGLLTMIIGALLFIESNLSILGACLVSGALFDKHHMSRARLAYFADATCAPIKVLVLLNGWGAYALSLLQGYGLDNPVNTLAWSVPLNFYCLITLTLVFYTVWTGRVHGPLRESESRLAVQAAAMEAPTKIRYFLAPLLVMVLGIVALMAWTGNGNIMQGSGSKSVLWATASALLVAYVLLRAGQRFRHKELVTLAFKGMNELLPLVALVLLALALGAAMKELGTGRFVAGMVGDFLPVWLVTPLVFLSACLISFSTGTSWGTFAIMMPIAMPMALSFDIPPALMVSAVLGGGVFGDHCSGISDTTILSSLASGCDHYEHVRTQLPYAVTAAAAAIVLYLLAGLLI, from the coding sequence ATGACTTGGTTGAGTGTATTGCCGCCACTGCTGGCCATTGCCCTGGCGGTCTGGAAACGGGAAGTGATGCTGGCGCTGGTTGCCGCCTTGTTCACCAGCGAATGGCTGCTGTCCGGCACGCCGTGGGGCGGCTTCCTTGGCATCTGGGAACGCTTGGTCGCACAACTGGCGGATGCCGGTAATGCCCGCATTCTGCTGTTCTCGTTACTGGTCGGTGCGTTGATTGCTTACGTGCGCGAATCGGGTGGGGTCAGTGCGTTCATCCGCAGCGTTGAACAACGCGGGCTCGCGCGCACGCCGCGTCAGGTCGGTTTGCTGACCATGATCATCGGCGCACTGTTGTTCATCGAATCCAATCTGTCGATTCTTGGTGCCTGTCTGGTTTCCGGTGCACTGTTCGACAAGCACCACATGAGCCGGGCGCGGCTGGCTTATTTCGCTGATGCGACCTGCGCGCCGATCAAGGTGCTGGTGCTGTTGAACGGCTGGGGCGCCTATGCGCTCAGTTTGTTGCAGGGCTACGGTCTGGATAATCCGGTCAACACGCTGGCCTGGTCGGTGCCGCTGAATTTCTATTGCCTGATTACGTTGACGCTGGTGTTTTACACCGTATGGACTGGGCGCGTGCACGGTCCGTTACGGGAATCGGAGAGCCGCCTGGCAGTGCAGGCTGCCGCGATGGAAGCGCCAACCAAAATCCGTTACTTCCTGGCCCCGTTGTTGGTGATGGTGCTTGGCATTGTTGCGCTGATGGCATGGACCGGTAATGGCAACATCATGCAAGGTTCTGGTTCCAAATCGGTGTTGTGGGCCACCGCCAGTGCCTTGCTGGTGGCGTATGTGCTGTTGCGCGCCGGACAACGTTTTCGGCACAAAGAGTTGGTAACGCTGGCCTTTAAGGGCATGAACGAATTGCTGCCGCTGGTCGCGCTGGTGCTGCTGGCGCTGGCGCTGGGCGCGGCGATGAAGGAGCTCGGCACCGGCCGGTTTGTTGCCGGTATGGTCGGCGATTTCCTGCCGGTCTGGCTGGTCACGCCGCTGGTGTTCCTGTCGGCCTGCCTGATTTCGTTTTCCACCGGAACTTCATGGGGCACGTTCGCGATCATGATGCCAATTGCGATGCCCATGGCGCTGAGCTTCGATATTCCGCCCGCCCTGATGGTCTCGGCGGTGCTTGGTGGCGGTGTCTTTGGCGATCACTGTTCAGGCATCTCGGATACCACCATCCTGTCATCGCTTGCCTCCGGATGTGACCATTACGAACACGTTCGCACCCAATTACCGTACGCCGTCACAGCAGCGGCGGCGGCCATTGTGTTGTACTTGCTCGCCGGCTTGCTGATTTGA